One Oscillospiraceae bacterium genomic region harbors:
- the coaBC gene encoding bifunctional phosphopantothenoylcysteine decarboxylase/phosphopantothenate--cysteine ligase CoaBC — MNLKGKTIVLGITGGIAAYKMPNVAHALVKLGADVHVLMTQNATEFITPLVFETLTNRRCIVDTFDRNFQYDVAHVSLANAADLMLIAPATANVIAKMAHGQADDMLTTVTLAAHCPKLVAPAMNTHMLENPITQDNIRTLEHYGFTVIPSGSGLLACGDVGSGRLPEESVLVDYVLRELACEKDLTGKKVVVSAGATQEPMDPVRYLTNHSTGKMGYAVARACMLRGAEVVLLSSTSCTQPDVPFVKKVPFTTAKDLFEAVKANAMDADALVMAAAVADYRPAEVASDKVKKHDGEMNIALERTDDILAWVGAHKPETLFVCGFSMETRDLVENSTAKLNKKKMDMIVANNLKVPGAGFGVDTNVVTIITHEGAEQLPLQSKDDVAMAIVDHFA, encoded by the coding sequence ATGAACCTGAAAGGCAAAACCATCGTCCTCGGCATTACCGGGGGCATTGCCGCTTATAAAATGCCCAATGTGGCCCACGCGCTGGTCAAACTGGGCGCCGACGTCCATGTGCTGATGACCCAGAACGCCACCGAGTTCATCACTCCGCTGGTGTTTGAAACGCTGACAAATCGACGCTGCATCGTGGATACATTTGACCGCAACTTCCAGTACGACGTGGCACATGTCAGCCTTGCCAACGCCGCCGACCTGATGCTCATCGCCCCGGCCACGGCCAATGTGATTGCCAAAATGGCCCACGGCCAGGCCGACGACATGCTGACCACCGTGACCCTGGCGGCCCACTGCCCCAAGCTGGTGGCCCCGGCCATGAACACCCACATGCTGGAAAACCCCATTACCCAGGATAACATCAGGACACTGGAGCATTACGGCTTTACGGTCATCCCGTCCGGCTCCGGCCTGCTGGCCTGCGGCGACGTCGGCTCCGGCCGTCTGCCCGAGGAGAGCGTGCTGGTGGATTACGTGCTGCGGGAGCTGGCCTGCGAGAAGGACCTGACGGGCAAAAAGGTGGTGGTCTCGGCCGGTGCCACCCAGGAGCCGATGGACCCCGTGCGTTACCTGACCAACCACTCCACCGGCAAGATGGGTTACGCCGTGGCCCGTGCCTGTATGCTGCGCGGCGCGGAGGTCGTGCTGCTGTCCTCGACGAGCTGCACCCAGCCGGACGTGCCTTTTGTGAAGAAGGTGCCGTTCACCACGGCCAAAGACCTGTTTGAAGCCGTAAAGGCCAACGCCATGGACGCCGATGCCCTGGTGATGGCTGCCGCCGTGGCCGACTACCGCCCGGCGGAAGTAGCATCGGACAAGGTGAAAAAGCACGATGGCGAGATGAACATCGCGCTGGAACGCACCGATGACATTTTGGCGTGGGTCGGCGCACACAAGCCGGAAACGCTGTTTGTCTGCGGCTTCTCGATGGAGACGCGGGATCTAGTCGAGAACTCCACCGCCAAGCTGAACAAGAAGAAGATGGACATGATCGTGGCCAACAACCTGAAAGTCCCCGGCGCCGGGTTTGGTGTGGATACCAACGTGGTAACGATCATCACCCACGAGGGGGCAGAGCAGTTGCCGCTGCAAAGTAAAGATGATGTAGCCATGGCGATTGTGGATCATTTTGCCTGA
- the asnB gene encoding asparagine synthase (glutamine-hydrolyzing), which produces MCGIAGQIGRDPRVIQGQYAAYCAMQQTLSRRGPDQRGMFISGRAALIHARLAVVDIENGLQPMQLDWQGESYTLVYNGELYNTPELRTALQNKGHSFTGHSDTEVLLHAFAQWGAGCLERCNGIFAFAVWAQRAGTLFLARDRCGVKPLFYVQTGDSLLFGSEIKTLLAHPAVPPRVDANGLAEVLLLGPGRTPGCGVFKNIRELLPGQCAVYEADTGRLTLNRYWQLTDHDHPDDFETTARNVRDLVVDAIQRQLVSDVPVATFLSGGLDSSLISAVADTYFTARGRQLQTFSVGYKDNRRYFHATKFQPGADAPYIRKMNDFLGARHHWVTLDTPELVLALYAAVEARDLPGMADVDSSLLLFCRQIKPHATVALSGECADEIFGGYPWYRDPAVREKYGFPWAQSTAYRAAFIKEGVLGDIDPAAFVDARYQQTLAETSVLPGRDAVETRMRQMVNLNFAWFMQTLLDRKDRMSMYSGLEVRVPFCDYRIAEYLYAVPWDFKDYQGQEKGLLRYAMQGVLPKEVLWRRKSPYPKTWNPAYLAAVSAELRRVISDPAAPLLAIIKKEALEVLLASGADNPVPWYGQLMTTPQTIAWFLQVNYWMKKYRVELV; this is translated from the coding sequence ATGTGTGGGATCGCAGGGCAGATCGGGCGGGACCCGCGGGTGATCCAGGGGCAGTATGCGGCCTATTGCGCGATGCAGCAAACTTTATCCCGCCGTGGGCCGGACCAGCGGGGCATGTTCATCAGCGGGCGGGCGGCGCTCATCCATGCGCGGCTGGCGGTGGTGGATATTGAGAACGGCCTGCAGCCTATGCAGCTGGATTGGCAGGGCGAAAGCTACACCCTCGTGTATAATGGCGAGCTGTACAACACGCCGGAACTGCGCACCGCGCTGCAAAACAAGGGCCACAGCTTTACCGGCCATTCGGATACCGAGGTGCTGCTGCACGCCTTCGCCCAGTGGGGGGCGGGCTGTCTGGAACGCTGCAACGGCATTTTTGCCTTTGCCGTCTGGGCGCAGCGGGCGGGCACGTTGTTTTTGGCGCGGGACCGCTGCGGGGTCAAGCCGCTGTTTTACGTGCAGACAGGGGACAGCCTGCTGTTTGGCAGCGAGATCAAGACCCTGCTGGCCCACCCGGCCGTGCCGCCCCGGGTGGACGCCAACGGCCTGGCCGAAGTGCTGCTGCTTGGTCCCGGCCGTACGCCGGGGTGTGGGGTGTTCAAAAATATCCGGGAGCTGCTGCCCGGCCAGTGCGCCGTGTATGAGGCTGACACCGGCCGCCTGACCCTGAACCGCTACTGGCAGCTGACTGACCACGACCACCCCGACGACTTCGAGACCACCGCCCGCAACGTGCGGGATCTGGTCGTGGATGCCATCCAGCGGCAGCTGGTCAGTGATGTGCCGGTGGCGACGTTTTTGTCCGGCGGGTTGGATTCCAGCCTGATCTCGGCGGTGGCGGACACCTATTTTACCGCGCGGGGTCGGCAATTGCAGACGTTCTCGGTGGGGTACAAGGACAACCGGCGGTATTTCCACGCCACCAAGTTTCAGCCCGGGGCCGACGCGCCCTACATCCGCAAGATGAACGACTTTTTGGGCGCACGGCACCACTGGGTCACGCTGGACACCCCCGAACTGGTGCTGGCGCTCTACGCCGCGGTGGAGGCCCGCGACCTGCCCGGCATGGCGGACGTGGATTCCTCGTTGCTGCTGTTCTGCCGCCAGATCAAGCCCCATGCCACGGTGGCGCTTTCGGGCGAGTGCGCCGACGAAATTTTTGGCGGTTACCCATGGTACCGCGACCCCGCCGTGCGGGAAAAGTACGGCTTCCCCTGGGCGCAGTCCACGGCCTACCGGGCGGCATTTATAAAGGAGGGCGTGCTGGGGGACATCGACCCGGCAGCGTTTGTGGATGCGCGGTATCAGCAAACGCTGGCCGAGACCTCGGTGCTGCCGGGGCGGGATGCAGTGGAGACCCGGATGCGCCAGATGGTCAATTTGAACTTTGCCTGGTTCATGCAGACGCTGCTGGACCGCAAGGACCGGATGAGCATGTACTCGGGCCTGGAGGTGCGCGTGCCGTTCTGCGATTATCGCATTGCAGAGTATCTCTACGCTGTGCCGTGGGATTTTAAGGATTACCAGGGCCAGGAGAAGGGCCTTTTGCGCTACGCCATGCAGGGCGTTTTGCCCAAAGAGGTTTTGTGGCGGCGCAAGAGCCCCTACCCCAAGACCTGGAACCCGGCGTATTTAGCGGCAGTCAGTGCCGAGCTGCGGCGGGTGATTTCTGACCCGGCGGCGCCGCTGCTTGCCATTATCAAAAAGGAGGCACTGGAAGTACTGCTGGCCAGCGGGGCCGACAACCCCGTGCCCTGGTACGGCCAGCTGATGACCACGCCGCAGACGATCGCCTGGTTTTTGCAGGTAAATTATTGGATGAAGAAATATCGAGTTGAACTGGTTTGA
- a CDS encoding ABC transporter ATP-binding protein, with the protein MIQVEHLTKRYGGHTAVDDISFTVEDGCIYGLLGPNGAGKSTTMNIITGYLSATDGTVTINGHDIAEEPAAAKACIGYLPEQPPLYQDMTVREYLLFVAELKGTRKKADRIAAVENACARTGLQEMEGRLIRNLSKGYRQRVGIAGALLGTPKVIILDEPTVGLDPAQMIEIRNLIHDLGKTHTVILSSHILSEVQTVCDRVLIIAHGKLVAQGTPEELAGKLAAKGTISATAQGERDAVLAAAATVPGLTDLRVTAEKGGEVSFTAVSESGADLRGALSLALAKAGCPVLNLRAESMSLEDVFLQLTEAPEETETTETETNEQEAE; encoded by the coding sequence TTGATTCAAGTCGAACATCTGACGAAACGCTACGGCGGCCATACCGCTGTGGATGACATCAGCTTTACCGTTGAGGACGGCTGCATCTACGGCCTGCTGGGGCCGAACGGCGCGGGCAAGTCTACGACCATGAATATCATCACCGGCTACCTGTCGGCCACCGACGGCACCGTGACCATCAACGGCCATGATATTGCCGAGGAACCCGCCGCCGCCAAGGCCTGCATCGGCTACCTGCCGGAGCAGCCGCCGCTGTACCAGGATATGACTGTGCGGGAATATCTGCTGTTTGTGGCCGAGCTGAAGGGCACCCGCAAAAAGGCCGACCGCATCGCGGCTGTAGAAAACGCCTGTGCCCGCACCGGCCTGCAGGAGATGGAAGGGCGGCTGATCCGCAACCTGTCCAAGGGCTACCGCCAGCGCGTGGGTATTGCCGGGGCGCTGCTGGGCACCCCCAAGGTCATCATCCTGGACGAGCCCACCGTCGGCCTGGATCCTGCGCAGATGATCGAAATCCGCAACCTGATCCATGACCTGGGCAAGACCCACACGGTCATTTTGTCCAGCCATATTTTAAGCGAGGTGCAGACCGTCTGCGACCGCGTTCTCATCATTGCCCATGGTAAACTGGTAGCCCAGGGCACGCCCGAGGAACTGGCCGGCAAGCTGGCCGCCAAGGGCACCATCTCGGCCACCGCCCAGGGCGAACGGGACGCCGTGCTGGCTGCGGCCGCCACCGTGCCCGGCCTGACCGACCTGCGGGTGACCGCCGAAAAGGGCGGCGAGGTCAGCTTTACCGCCGTAAGCGAGAGCGGCGCCGACCTGCGCGGTGCGCTGTCTCTGGCACTGGCCAAGGCAGGCTGCCCGGTGCTGAATCTGAGAGCCGAGAGCATGAGCCTGGAGGATGTGTTCCTGCAGCTGACCGAGGCGCCGGAAGAAACCGAAACGACCGAAACGGAAACCAATGAACAGGAGGCAGAATAA
- a CDS encoding DUF6061 family protein: MDRLISCEFNMDNACVELKFLDGSMIAIDTIAVENEVADNMYQRSELDYLIYNDPIGYADLILNGNPEIYLKTVTECKPLD; encoded by the coding sequence ATGGATAGGTTGATTTCTTGTGAGTTCAACATGGATAATGCCTGTGTGGAACTGAAATTCTTAGATGGCAGTATGATTGCTATTGATACAATAGCCGTGGAGAATGAGGTTGCTGACAATATGTATCAGCGGTCAGAGCTGGACTATCTAATCTACAATGACCCGATTGGATATGCAGACTTGATATTGAACGGAAACCCCGAAATTTATCTAAAAACTGTAACTGAATGTAAACCCTTAGATTAA
- a CDS encoding AraC family transcriptional regulator gives MDNETKQSYKQSYTDNVELSIFNCGHEYCQPGHTWGPGVRDHYLIHLVVAGRGVYQVNGSSYTLQEGDLFLAKPNQLITYAADETDPWEYYWVGFNGACANKLVQQTPFSDTQPVHRCKDPQAVREALYNIYLSRGPEPQCEALMTGYLYIFMAHLMQAAREAMPNVGSSSSQYVLAAIKYIQFNYSHDISVDDIAKAVGVSRSHLYRVFMSNVGQSPIDYLTHYRISEACSLLKNSTLSIAEIAVSVGFFDQFYFSRVFKKVKKVPPSKYLTALDAEQKAAQQAQQ, from the coding sequence ATGGATAACGAAACCAAGCAATCCTATAAGCAGAGCTACACCGATAATGTAGAGCTGTCCATCTTCAACTGCGGGCATGAGTACTGCCAGCCGGGCCACACCTGGGGCCCCGGCGTGCGCGATCATTACCTCATCCACCTGGTGGTGGCGGGCCGCGGCGTGTACCAGGTCAACGGGTCGTCCTATACCCTGCAGGAGGGCGATCTGTTTCTGGCCAAGCCCAACCAGCTGATCACCTATGCGGCGGACGAGACCGACCCGTGGGAGTACTATTGGGTAGGCTTCAACGGGGCCTGCGCCAATAAGCTGGTGCAGCAGACGCCCTTCTCGGACACTCAACCGGTACACCGTTGCAAGGATCCCCAGGCCGTGCGGGAAGCGCTGTACAACATCTACCTGTCCCGCGGGCCGGAGCCCCAGTGCGAGGCCCTGATGACCGGCTACCTCTATATCTTTATGGCCCACCTGATGCAGGCGGCCCGCGAAGCCATGCCCAACGTGGGCTCCTCCAGCAGCCAGTATGTACTGGCCGCCATCAAGTATATCCAGTTCAACTATTCCCACGACATCTCGGTGGACGACATCGCCAAGGCCGTCGGCGTCAGCCGCAGCCATTTGTACCGCGTGTTTATGTCCAACGTTGGGCAAAGCCCCATCGATTATTTGACGCATTATCGTATCAGCGAGGCCTGCAGCCTGCTAAAGAATTCCACCCTGTCCATCGCCGAGATCGCGGTGTCGGTCGGCTTCTTTGACCAGTTCTACTTCTCCCGCGTCTTCAAAAAGGTAAAGAAAGTCCCGCCGAGCAAGTACCTGACCGCCCTGGACGCCGAGCAGAAAGCCGCCCAGCAGGCCCAGCAGTAA
- a CDS encoding galactokinase, giving the protein MANTIELKQQIQQGAYDAAFVKLYGADVDVNAQRERYISVIDQFENEFGSGRSVRLYSAPGRTEIGGNHTDHNNGVVLAGSVNLDIVAVVSPNEENIIRVKSLGFEKIDDVDVTNLVPQEQEKEHSAALIRGVAAGIVNAGGKVGGFDAYTTSNVLRGSGLSSSAAFEVCIGAILRGEYNDNDMEKFSQVKIAQIGQYAENVFFDKPCGLMDQTACAVGGVITIDFKDPAHPIVGQTSIDLAKHKLAMCITDTKGSHADLTDDYAAIRREMESVAEQMGKKVLREVDEDAFYAAIPQLRKAVGDRAVVRAIHFYNDCRRAAALCDAVRADDMDTFLKLIVEGGHSSFEFNQNAYSIKNYKEQGVPIALALSQKVLNGRGAWRLQGGGFAGTIQAFVPYDLLDTYKATIDACFGEGSCHVLNIRNYGAVPVTVDM; this is encoded by the coding sequence ATGGCGAACACCATTGAACTGAAACAGCAGATCCAGCAGGGTGCCTATGATGCAGCTTTTGTAAAACTTTACGGTGCTGATGTGGACGTAAACGCCCAGCGTGAGCGTTACATTTCCGTCATCGACCAGTTCGAGAACGAGTTTGGCTCCGGGCGCTCCGTGCGCCTCTACTCCGCCCCCGGCCGCACCGAGATCGGCGGCAACCACACCGACCACAACAACGGCGTGGTGCTGGCGGGTTCCGTCAACCTGGACATTGTGGCGGTCGTTTCCCCCAACGAGGAGAACATCATCCGCGTCAAGTCCCTGGGCTTTGAGAAGATCGACGATGTGGACGTGACCAATCTGGTCCCGCAGGAGCAGGAGAAGGAGCACTCCGCTGCCCTGATCCGCGGCGTGGCCGCCGGTATCGTCAACGCGGGCGGCAAGGTCGGCGGCTTTGACGCCTACACCACCAGCAACGTGCTGCGCGGCTCCGGCCTGTCCAGCTCCGCCGCCTTCGAGGTCTGTATCGGTGCCATCCTGCGCGGCGAGTACAACGATAACGACATGGAGAAATTTTCCCAGGTCAAGATCGCCCAGATCGGCCAGTATGCCGAGAACGTCTTCTTCGACAAGCCCTGCGGCCTGATGGACCAGACCGCCTGTGCTGTCGGCGGCGTCATCACCATCGACTTCAAGGATCCGGCACACCCCATCGTGGGCCAGACGTCCATCGACCTGGCCAAGCACAAGCTGGCCATGTGCATCACCGACACCAAGGGCAGCCACGCTGACCTGACGGATGATTACGCTGCCATCCGCCGCGAGATGGAGAGCGTGGCCGAGCAGATGGGCAAAAAAGTCCTGCGCGAGGTGGACGAGGACGCGTTCTACGCCGCCATCCCGCAGCTGCGCAAGGCCGTGGGCGACCGTGCTGTGGTGCGTGCCATCCACTTCTACAACGACTGCCGCCGCGCCGCCGCCCTGTGCGATGCCGTGCGCGCCGACGATATGGATACCTTCCTGAAGCTGATCGTCGAGGGCGGCCACTCCAGCTTTGAGTTCAACCAGAATGCTTACAGCATCAAGAACTACAAGGAGCAGGGTGTGCCCATCGCACTGGCCCTGAGCCAGAAAGTGCTGAACGGCCGCGGTGCCTGGCGTCTGCAGGGTGGCGGCTTCGCCGGCACCATCCAGGCATTTGTGCCTTATGATCTGCTGGATACTTACAAGGCGACCATCGATGCCTGCTTCGGCGAAGGCAGCTGCCATGTGCTGAATATCCGCAACTATGGCGCGGTGCCGGTTACTGTGGACATGTAA
- the rlmD gene encoding 23S rRNA (uracil(1939)-C(5))-methyltransferase RlmD, whose protein sequence is MAFQKNQILTLSIESLSNDGSGVAHHDGQAVFVAAAAPGDVAEVRIVKPMKGYAFGKLEKLLTPGPGRVKQDCPVAGPCGGCGLRHISYAAECAAKTQFVRDAFERLAKLDVPVHEVLGAPAADRYRNKVQLPVGTDENGHLVTGFFAGRSHRIVPCADCKLQPDWMNALAARACTLLEENGITAYNEETHTGRVRHLYMRQGWHSGQRLLCFVVNGNGLPNEAEICAALQKEFDLTTILINRNNARTNVILGAKTRVALGPGYIEDTLSGVSLRMGVHEFYQVNTPAAEALYAKAREFAALTPDDFLLDLYCGMGTIGLSMLPDCRRLVGVEVVPQAVDGAKETAARLGLAADKADFRCQDAGAAAAQLAAEGARPDVIVVDPPRKGCNEATLTAIAEMAPRTVVMVSCNAATAARDTRWLVEHGYKAEEVQPVDLFPRTKHVETVVLLSKGEVDSKKIRVEFSLEDMDMSEFQDGATYTQIKDYVLEHSGLKVSNLYISQIKRKCGIGVGKNYNLPKSEDSRQPQCPPEKEKAIREAFKYFGMI, encoded by the coding sequence ATGGCCTTTCAGAAAAATCAGATCCTGACCCTCTCCATTGAATCCCTTTCCAACGACGGCAGCGGCGTGGCCCATCATGACGGCCAGGCCGTTTTTGTCGCAGCCGCCGCCCCCGGCGATGTGGCCGAAGTGCGCATCGTCAAGCCCATGAAAGGCTATGCCTTCGGCAAACTGGAAAAGCTGCTGACCCCCGGCCCCGGCCGCGTCAAACAGGATTGTCCCGTAGCCGGCCCCTGCGGCGGCTGCGGCCTGCGGCATATCAGCTATGCGGCCGAGTGCGCCGCCAAAACGCAGTTTGTGCGGGATGCTTTTGAGCGCCTGGCCAAGCTGGACGTGCCCGTGCACGAGGTGCTGGGCGCCCCCGCCGCCGACCGCTACCGCAACAAGGTGCAGCTGCCCGTCGGCACCGACGAAAACGGGCATCTGGTGACCGGCTTTTTTGCGGGCCGCAGCCATCGCATCGTCCCCTGCGCCGACTGCAAGCTGCAGCCGGACTGGATGAACGCCCTGGCCGCCCGCGCCTGCACCCTGCTGGAAGAAAACGGCATCACCGCCTACAACGAGGAAACCCACACCGGCCGTGTGCGCCATTTATACATGCGTCAGGGCTGGCACAGCGGCCAGCGCCTGCTGTGCTTTGTGGTAAACGGCAACGGCCTGCCCAATGAGGCCGAGATTTGCGCCGCTTTGCAGAAAGAATTCGATTTAACGACGATTCTCATCAACCGCAACAACGCCCGCACTAATGTGATTTTGGGTGCTAAAACCCGTGTGGCGCTCGGCCCCGGGTATATCGAGGATACGCTGTCCGGGGTCTCGCTTCGGATGGGTGTGCACGAATTTTACCAGGTCAACACCCCCGCCGCCGAAGCCTTGTATGCCAAAGCGCGGGAATTTGCCGCGCTGACGCCGGATGATTTCCTGCTGGATCTCTACTGCGGCATGGGCACGATCGGGCTTTCGATGCTGCCCGACTGCCGCCGCCTGGTAGGCGTTGAGGTCGTGCCCCAGGCTGTAGACGGCGCGAAAGAGACCGCCGCCCGCCTGGGCCTTGCCGCCGACAAGGCCGACTTCCGCTGCCAAGACGCCGGTGCCGCTGCGGCCCAGCTGGCCGCCGAGGGCGCGCGCCCCGATGTGATCGTCGTCGACCCGCCCCGCAAGGGCTGCAACGAAGCCACGCTGACCGCCATCGCCGAAATGGCCCCGCGCACGGTGGTCATGGTCAGCTGCAACGCCGCCACCGCCGCCCGCGATACCCGCTGGCTGGTAGAGCACGGGTATAAGGCCGAAGAGGTGCAGCCGGTAGACCTCTTCCCCCGCACCAAACATGTGGAGACGGTTGTTTTACTTTCCAAGGGTGAGGTCGACTCGAAAAAGATTCGGGTTGAGTTCTCTTTGGAAGATATGGATATGTCCGAATTTCAAGATGGGGCAACCTACACCCAGATTAAGGACTATGTGCTGGAGCATAGCGGGTTAAAGGTATCCAACCTGTATATCTCACAAATTAAGCGAAAATGTGGGATTGGGGTTGGTAAGAACTATAATTTGCCGAAGTCCGAGGATTCCAGACAGCCCCAGTGTCCACCGGAAAAAGAGAAAGCAATCCGAGAAGCATTCAAATATTTTGGGATGATCTAA
- a CDS encoding type III pantothenate kinase: MVLAVDIGNSNICIGGLAGEAHRDILFTTRMVTRPRCTADEYAAELRFLLGRLKVDPTACEGVIVCSVVPGLTPVLAHACRRLTGRDALIVSNALDTGLTFAVDEPDRVGRDRLADAAAAATHYPLPCMTVDMGTATTYNVLSAEGCFLGGFIVPGVQTSLRAISAGTAQLPPIAPEPPEHLVGRNTVEALNNGAMFGTAAMLDGLADRVEAELGQPLTVVATGGLAPYIMPCCKRKILYDGDLLFKGLALIWERNS; the protein is encoded by the coding sequence ATGGTTTTAGCAGTTGACATCGGCAACAGCAACATCTGCATCGGCGGGCTGGCGGGCGAAGCGCACCGCGACATCCTGTTCACCACCCGGATGGTCACCCGCCCCCGCTGCACAGCGGATGAATACGCCGCCGAGCTGCGATTTTTGCTGGGGCGCTTAAAGGTCGACCCCACCGCCTGCGAGGGCGTCATCGTGTGCAGCGTAGTACCGGGGTTAACGCCCGTACTGGCCCACGCCTGCAGGCGGCTGACCGGCAGGGACGCTTTAATTGTGAGCAACGCGCTGGACACCGGCCTGACCTTTGCCGTGGACGAGCCGGACCGCGTGGGCCGCGACCGTCTGGCTGATGCCGCAGCCGCCGCAACGCATTATCCCCTGCCCTGCATGACGGTGGACATGGGCACGGCCACGACCTACAATGTGCTTTCGGCCGAGGGCTGCTTTTTAGGCGGGTTCATCGTGCCCGGCGTGCAGACCAGCCTGCGGGCCATCAGTGCAGGCACGGCCCAGCTGCCGCCCATCGCCCCGGAACCGCCGGAGCATCTGGTCGGCCGCAACACGGTCGAGGCGCTCAACAACGGCGCGATGTTTGGCACTGCCGCCATGCTGGACGGCCTGGCCGACCGTGTGGAAGCGGAACTGGGCCAACCGCTGACGGTAGTCGCCACCGGCGGCTTAGCGCCTTACATCATGCCCTGCTGCAAACGGAAGATTTTGTATGATGGAGATCTGCTGTTTAAGGGCCTGGCTTTGATTTGGGAACGGAATTCTTGA